The Deinococcus depolymerans genome contains the following window.
GGAACACGGTCGCCAGCCGGTACGCGGTCGCGTCGCCGCCCACGGCCGTCAGGAAGCGGGCCGTGTCGTGCGAGTCGAGCAGGTTCAGCTGCGCCCGCACGATCTCCGGGTGGTACATGTTCTTCACCTCGGTCATGCGGGCCGCGAACACCTCGGCGGTCATGGGGTCCACGCGGCCCGTGCCGCTGCGTTCGTTCATGGGGTGGTCCAGCGTGCGCGCCCCGAAGAACGCCAGACACGGGCGCGTGAAGTGGTAGTTCATGACCGCGTCGAACTGGTCGCCCTGCAACCAGCGGTGCGCGTCGCCCCAGATCTCCCCGACGATGTACGCCTCGGGATTCACGGCCTTCACGCGGCGGCGGAACTCCTGCCAGAACGAGTCGTCGTCGATCTCGTTCGGCACGTCCAGCCGCCAGCCGTCGATCCCGAACCGCATCCAGTACTCGGCCACGTCCCACAGGAAGTCCCGCACGGCCGGGTTGGCGGTATTGAACTTCGGCAGGGCGCGGTTCCCCCACCACGCGGCGTAATTGGCGGGGCGGGTGTCGTCGTACGGTTGCAGCGGCCAGCCGTCCACGTGGAACCAGTCGCGGTACGCGCTCGCCTCGCCCTGCTCCAGCAGGTCGTTGAACTGGAAGAACCCCCGGCTGGAGTGGTTGAACACGCCGTCCAGCACCACCCGGATGCCGCGCGCGTGCGCCTCGTCGATCAGGGTGCGCAGCGCGTCGTTGCCTCCCAGCATGGGGTCCACCTGGTAGTAGTCGTGCGTGTGGTAGCGGTGGTTGCTGGCCGACTGGAACACCGGGCAGAAGTAGATGGCGTTCACCCCCAGACCCTGGATGTGATCCAGCCGCTCGACGACACCCCACAGG
Protein-coding sequences here:
- a CDS encoding glycoside hydrolase family 13 protein, whose amino-acid sequence is MNPQRPDHSRDTHPITPDWVADAVFYQIFPDRFARSGRVTGLNLQPWGDTPHFHKYMGGDLWGVVERLDHIQGLGVNAIYFCPVFQSASNHRYHTHDYYQVDPMLGGNDALRTLIDEAHARGIRVVLDGVFNHSSRGFFQFNDLLEQGEASAYRDWFHVDGWPLQPYDDTRPANYAAWWGNRALPKFNTANPAVRDFLWDVAEYWMRFGIDGWRLDVPNEIDDDSFWQEFRRRVKAVNPEAYIVGEIWGDAHRWLQGDQFDAVMNYHFTRPCLAFFGARTLDHPMNERSGTGRVDPMTAEVFAARMTEVKNMYHPEIVRAQLNLLDSHDTARFLTAVGGDATAYRLATVFQMTYVGAPCIYYGDEIGLPGGPDPDCRRAFPWDEQDWDGDTLTLTRTLIAARRSVPALTRGTFEVTHAQGEGVVFVRRHEAGNAHIALNAAQQEAHLPVTGVTPGQYRDVLTGRTLTLTADTPLSVPARGALVLVPLE